One stretch of Elephas maximus indicus isolate mEleMax1 chromosome 22, mEleMax1 primary haplotype, whole genome shotgun sequence DNA includes these proteins:
- the GAL3ST1 gene encoding galactosylceramide sulfotransferase: MPPQKKHWESMAKGLVLGALFTSFLLLLYSYAVPPLHAGLATTTPEAAAPCSPTPDEPPAVVTPANGSAGGCQPGRNIVFMKTHKTASSTLLNILFRFGQKHGLKFAFPNGRNDFDYPAFFSRSLVQDYQPGACFNIICNHMRFHYEEVRGLVPPNSTFITVLRDPARLFESSFHYFGPVVPLTWKLSGRDKLAEFLQDPDRYYDPSGYNAHYLRNLLFFDLGYDSGLDPGSPRVQEHILEVERRFHLVLLQEYFDESLVLLKDLLCWELEDVVYFKLNARRDSAVPRLSGELYRRATAWNMLDARLYRHFNASFWRKVEAFGRERMAREVAALRRANERMRHICIDGGRAVDAAAIQDSAMQPWQPLGAKSILGYNLKKSIGQRHEQLCRRMLTPEIQYLMDLGVNLWVTKLWKLIRDFLRW; encoded by the exons ATGCCGCCACAGAAGAAGCACTGGGAGTCCATGGCCAAGGGGCTGGTGCTGGGTGCACTCTTCACCAGCTTTCTACTGCTGCTGTACTCCTACGCCGTGCCCCCGCTGCACGCTGGCCTGGCCACCAC GACTCCCGAGGCCGCAGCACCCTGCTCTCCAACCCCGGACGAGCCCCCGGCGGTGGTGACTCCAGCCAACGGCTCAGCAGGCGGGTGCCAGCCAGGGCGAAACATCGTGTTCATGAAGACGCACAAGACAGCCAGCAGCACCCTGCTCAACATCCTGTTCCGCTTCGGTCAGAAGCATGGGCTCAAGTTCGCCTTCCCCAATGGCCGCAATGACTTCGACTACCCAGCCTTCTTCAGCCGAAGCCTGGTGCAGGACTACCAGCCCGGCGCCTGCTTCAACATTATCTGTAACCACATGCGCTTCCACTACGAGGAGGTGCGTGGCCTGGTGCCGCCCAACTCCACCTTCATCACAGTGCTCCGCGACCCCGCCCGCCTCTTTGAGTCCTCCTTTCACTACTTCGGGCCGGTGGTGCCCCTCACGTGGAAGCTCTCGGGCCGCGACAAGCTGGCCGAGTTCCTGCAGGACCCGGACCGCTACTACGACCCCAGTGGTTACAACGCCCACTACCTCCGCAACCTGCTCTTCTTTGACCTGGGCTACGACAGCGGCCTGGACCCCGGCAGCCCGCGTGTGCAGGAGCACATTCTGGAGGTGGAGCGGCGCTTCCACCTGGTGCTCTTGCAGGAGTACTTCGACGAGTCGCTGGTGCTGCTCAAGGACTTGCTGTGCTGGGAGCTGGAGGACGTGGTCTACTTCAAGCTCAATGCGCGGCGCGACTCGGCCGTGCCGCGCCTCTCCGGGGAGCTGTACCGGCGCGCCACGGCCTGGAACATGCTGGACGCCCGCCTCTACCGCCACTTCAACGCCAGCTTCTGGCGCAAGGTGGAGGCCTTCGGACGGGAGCGCATGGCCCGCGAGGTGGCCGCCCTGAGGCGGGCCAACGAGCGCATGCGGCACATCTGCATCGATGGCGGCCGGGCTGTGGACGCCGCCGCCATTCAGGACTCAGCCATGCAGCCCTGGCAGCCGCTGGGCGCCAAATCCATCCTGGGCTACAACCTCAAGAAGAGCATCGGGCAGCGCCACGAGCAGCTCTGCCGCCGCATGCTGACGCCTGAGATTCAGTACCTGATGGACCTCGGTGTAAACCTGTGGGTCACCAAACTTTGGAAGCTCATTCGGGACTTCCTGCGGTGGTGA